A genomic region of Arachis hypogaea cultivar Tifrunner chromosome 5, arahy.Tifrunner.gnm2.J5K5, whole genome shotgun sequence contains the following coding sequences:
- the LOC112803166 gene encoding uncharacterized protein isoform X4, with protein MSLLWWELECLDFPMPCLNLDGVFNQEDFNQLCSAIANLLDCTSWSGAGPGLMDDVTQGAHQELKANKEELRVEKLKDKEEVEDLTHEMAELRWQEWTFGGWMEVVKA; from the exons ATGTCATTGCTTTGGTGGGAGCTGGAGTGCTTGGATTTTCCTATGCCATGTCTCAACTTGGATG GTGTATTCAATCAAGAGGACTTCAACCAACTGTGTTCAGCG ATTGCAAATCTTTTGGATTGCACTTCATGGTCAGGGGCTGGACCAGGGCTAATGGACGATGTTACTCAAGGTGCTCATCAA GAGTTGAAGGCTAACAAGGAAGAATTGCGAGTAGAAAAGTTAAAGGACAAAGAGGAAGTAGAAGACTTAACTCATGAAATGGCTGAGCTACG TTGGCAGGAATGGACCTTTGGTGGATGGATGGAAGTGGTCAAGGCCTAA
- the LOC140173305 gene encoding uncharacterized protein, giving the protein MLFSFLSRYRIKVGVIDDSNCGCYVVFDNEAKQVLEESCVEILDPLLLKGDLSDTPTLLLNLIDKIFLFIIEVQIYDISYFSPSYKVKKMTNNVDLINKFKEAHPIQIDIDYTGALFLISKTSSIIEGEKVEGTKNLLLEFSIEVAANDESELLESAITPTK; this is encoded by the exons atgttattttcttttttaagcagGTATCGAATAAAGGTTGGTGTCATTGATGATTCTAACTGTGGATGTTATGTAGTCTTTGACAATGAGGCAAAACAAGTTTTGGAAGAGAgctgtgtagagatacttgatccactcctattg aaaggagatctatcagatacacctacacttttactcaacctaattgataagatctttctcttcattattgaagttcaaatatatgatatttcatatttttcaccttcttataaagttaagaagatgactaataatgtggatctcataaataaattcaaagaggctcaccctattcaaatt gatatTGACTACACcggtgctttgtttctaatttcaaagacatcctcaatcattgaaggggagaaagtagaaggtactaag aatttgttgcttgaattctccATTGAAGTTGCGGCCAATGATGAATCTGAATTGTTGGAAAGTGCTATTACACCAACTAAGTGA
- the LOC112803166 gene encoding uncharacterized protein isoform X3 has translation MSLLWWELECLDFPMPCLNLDGVFNQEDFNQLCSAIANLLDCTSWSGAGPGLMDDVTQGAHQELKANKEELRVEKLKDKEEVEDLTHEMAELRYRTLTPRPQASSLQLNWQEWTFGGWMEVVKA, from the exons ATGTCATTGCTTTGGTGGGAGCTGGAGTGCTTGGATTTTCCTATGCCATGTCTCAACTTGGATG GTGTATTCAATCAAGAGGACTTCAACCAACTGTGTTCAGCG ATTGCAAATCTTTTGGATTGCACTTCATGGTCAGGGGCTGGACCAGGGCTAATGGACGATGTTACTCAAGGTGCTCATCAA GAGTTGAAGGCTAACAAGGAAGAATTGCGAGTAGAAAAGTTAAAGGACAAAGAGGAAGTAGAAGACTTAACTCATGAAATGGCTGAGCTACGGTATCGAACTCTAACCCCAAGACCTCAAGCTTCATCTCTCCAACTCAA TTGGCAGGAATGGACCTTTGGTGGATGGATGGAAGTGGTCAAGGCCTAA
- the LOC112803166 gene encoding uncharacterized protein isoform X2 — MATSNPFHLRGDDAEDPSRQIATAAAASPLKKGSAAAAQQQQTQLASKLFLLLRLIANLLDCTSWSGAGPGLMDDVTQGAHQELKANKEELRVEKLKDKEEVEDLTHEMAELRWQEWTFGGWMEVVKA; from the exons ATGGCGACGTCGAACCCTTTCCATTTGCGAGGTGACGACGCCGAGGACCCCTCACGGCAAATCGCCACGGCGGCAGCAGCGTCTCCACTCAAGAAGGGCTCAGCTGCGGCGGCTCAGCAGCAGCAAACTCAGTTGGCTTCTAAGCTGTTCCTCCTGCTCAGGCTG ATTGCAAATCTTTTGGATTGCACTTCATGGTCAGGGGCTGGACCAGGGCTAATGGACGATGTTACTCAAGGTGCTCATCAA GAGTTGAAGGCTAACAAGGAAGAATTGCGAGTAGAAAAGTTAAAGGACAAAGAGGAAGTAGAAGACTTAACTCATGAAATGGCTGAGCTACG TTGGCAGGAATGGACCTTTGGTGGATGGATGGAAGTGGTCAAGGCCTAA
- the LOC112800319 gene encoding uncharacterized protein isoform X3: MGSDVEIGLSHQDALIELGCCCKNDLALVHYACALKWFINHGSTICEICGHIGNNIRISDFNKVVGSLKEYEALRERTVSRDPGPHVHANNNTGVDPDAVAAIRRQRLSEIALWFCPHNTSSINNNSNADTVSQVASEQPSNFVTEDAGPAQSPATKWAVEGAGILLATGLLTITLVWLIAPRVGKKTAKSGLHILLGGVCALTVVVFFSAFLCLLESSTDLHVIGQSCSFSGFLCLQYGLHGP; this comes from the exons ATGGGAAG TGATGTGGAGATTGGTTTGTCTCACCAAGATGCATTGATTGAACTTGGTTGCTGTTGTAAGAATGACCTTGCTTTAGTACACTATGCTTGTGCACTCAAGTGGTTTATTAATCATGGATCAACAATTTGTGAAATATGTGGACACATAGGCAATAATATCAGAATCTCTGACTTCAACAAGGTTGTTGGTTCTCTGaaagaatatgaagccttgaggGAGAGAACTGTCAGTAGGGATCCTGGTCCTCATGTTCATGCAAATAATAATACTGGCGTTGATCCTGACGCTGTGGCTGCTATCCGGAGGCAAAGGCTAAGTGAGATTGCATTATGGTTTTGTCCTCATAATACCAGTAGTATAAACAACAATAGCAATGCCGACACAGTTTCACAGGTTGCTTCTGAGCAGCCTTCAAATTTTGTTACTGAAGATGCTGGCCCTGCACAGAGTCCTGCAACCAAGTGGGCCGTGGAAGGCGCAGGGATCCTGCTTGCTACTGGCCTGCTTACAATCACCCTTGTGTGGCTGATAGCTCCTCGAGTTGGAAAG AAAACAGCCAAAAGTGGTCTTCACATCCTACTTGGAGGTGTTTGTGCTTTAACAGTGGTTGTTTTTTTTTCTGCTTT TTTGTGCTTATTAGAATCAAGTACGGACCTGCACGTTATTGGGCAATCTTGTTCGTTTTCTGGTTTCTTGTGTTTGCAATATGGGCTTCACGGACCTTAG
- the LOC112800319 gene encoding uncharacterized protein isoform X2: protein MGRSDVEIGLSHQDALIELGCCCKNDLALVHYACALKWFINHGSTICEICGHIGNNIRISDFNKVVGSLKEYEALRERTVSRDPGPHVHANNNTGVDPDAVAAIRRQRLSEIALWFCPHNTSSINNNSNADTVSQVASEQPSNFVTEDAGPAQSPATKWAVEGAGILLATGLLTITLVWLIAPRVGKKTAKSGLHILLGGVCALTVVVFFSAFLCLLESSTDLHVIGQSCSFSGFLCLQYGLHGP from the exons ATGGGAAG AAGTGATGTGGAGATTGGTTTGTCTCACCAAGATGCATTGATTGAACTTGGTTGCTGTTGTAAGAATGACCTTGCTTTAGTACACTATGCTTGTGCACTCAAGTGGTTTATTAATCATGGATCAACAATTTGTGAAATATGTGGACACATAGGCAATAATATCAGAATCTCTGACTTCAACAAGGTTGTTGGTTCTCTGaaagaatatgaagccttgaggGAGAGAACTGTCAGTAGGGATCCTGGTCCTCATGTTCATGCAAATAATAATACTGGCGTTGATCCTGACGCTGTGGCTGCTATCCGGAGGCAAAGGCTAAGTGAGATTGCATTATGGTTTTGTCCTCATAATACCAGTAGTATAAACAACAATAGCAATGCCGACACAGTTTCACAGGTTGCTTCTGAGCAGCCTTCAAATTTTGTTACTGAAGATGCTGGCCCTGCACAGAGTCCTGCAACCAAGTGGGCCGTGGAAGGCGCAGGGATCCTGCTTGCTACTGGCCTGCTTACAATCACCCTTGTGTGGCTGATAGCTCCTCGAGTTGGAAAG AAAACAGCCAAAAGTGGTCTTCACATCCTACTTGGAGGTGTTTGTGCTTTAACAGTGGTTGTTTTTTTTTCTGCTTT TTTGTGCTTATTAGAATCAAGTACGGACCTGCACGTTATTGGGCAATCTTGTTCGTTTTCTGGTTTCTTGTGTTTGCAATATGGGCTTCACGGACCTTAG
- the LOC112800318 gene encoding lysine histidine transporter 1-like, which translates to MEENNKDINNWLAVTRSRNGKWWYSAFHNVTALVGAGVLGFPYAMSQLGWGPGITVLVLSWICTLYTAWQMIEMHEAESGKRFDRYHELGQYAFGEKLGLWIVVPQTLIVDVGTDIIYMITGGNSLKKAHQILCKDCKPIRTTYFIMIFASLQFFLSHLPSFNSIIGVSISAAVMSICYSTIAWISSAHKGALPDVKYDGRSSTTTGNVFDFFTGLGTIAFGYAAHNVLLEIQATVPSTPEKPSKKAMWKGMIVAYIVVGLCYFPVAIFGYWAFGNSVTDNILMSLDKPHWLTAVANIFVVIHVTGSYQVFAVPVFDMMESFMVRRMNFKPTWYLRFISRNIYVALTMLVAIIFPFFGGLLSFLGGLVFAPTSYFLPCIIWLVVYKPKRFSGSWCANWFCIVFGVLLMVLGSIGAMREIILQAKGYKFFS; encoded by the exons atggaagAGAATAATAAAGATATCAATAATTGGCTCGCAGTGACAAGGTCCAGGAATGGGAAGTGGTGGTACAGTGCTTTTCACAATGTCACTGCTTTGGTTGGAGCTGGAGTGCTTGGGTTTCCCTATGCCATGTCTCAACTTGGATG GGGTCCTGGCATCACAGTTTTAGTGCTTTCATGGATATGCACGTTATACACGGCATGGCAGATGATTGAGATGCACGAGGCTGAGTCTGGGAAGAGGTTTGATAGGTACCATGAATTAGGGCAATATGCCTTCGGGGAGAAACTAGGATTATGGATTGTGGTGCCTCAAACACTCATAGTGGATGTTGGTACGGACATCATTTACATGATTACTGGTGGAAATTCCTTGAAGAAGGCCCATCAGATTCTTTGCAAAGACTGTAAGCCAATTAGAACCACTTACTTCATTATGATCTTTGCAAGCCTTCAGTTTTTCCTCTCGCATCTCCCCAGTTTCAATTCCATCATTGGTGTATCTATTTCTGCAGCCGTTATGTCCATCTG CTACTCAACGATTGCATGGATAAGTTCGGCTCATAAAGGTGCCTTACCGGATGTGAAATATGATGGAAGATCTTCAACTACGACGGGGAACGTTTTTGACTTTTTTACCGGTTTGGGGACCATAGCATTTGGGTATGCTGCACACAATGTGTTACTTGAGATCCAAGCAACAGTTCCTTCGACACCGGAGAAACCTTCAAAGAAGGCCATGTGGAAGGGAATGATTGTTGCTTACATTGTTGTGGGTTTGTGCTACTTCCCTGTTGCAATCTTTGGCTACTGGGCTTTTGGAAACTCTGTTACTGATAACATCCTCATGTCTCTCGATAAACCCCACTGGCTCACTGCCGTTGCTAATATATTTGTCGTTATTCATGTCACTGGAAGTTATCAG GTGTTTGCTGTTCCGGTGTTTGACATGATGGAATCATTCATGGTACGGAGAATGAATTTCAAGCCAACTTGGTACCTTCGTTTCATTTCCCGCAATATTTATGTTG CACTTACTATGCTAGTTGCAATTATATTTCCATTTTTTGGTGGGCTCCTTAGCTTCTTAGGAGGACTTGTCTTTGCTCCAACCTCATACTTC CTCCCTTGCATAATATGGCTAGTAGTCTATAAACCAAAGAGATTTAGCGGATCCTGGTGTGCAAATTGg TTTTGCATCGTATTTGGAGTATTATTGATGGTTTTAGGCTCGATTGGCGCAATGAGGGAGATCATACTGCAAGCTAAGGGCTACAaatttttctcttga
- the LOC112800319 gene encoding uncharacterized protein isoform X1 codes for MSFNKNVGNKSGMVEFVGPNGEVFMCRSDVEIGLSHQDALIELGCCCKNDLALVHYACALKWFINHGSTICEICGHIGNNIRISDFNKVVGSLKEYEALRERTVSRDPGPHVHANNNTGVDPDAVAAIRRQRLSEIALWFCPHNTSSINNNSNADTVSQVASEQPSNFVTEDAGPAQSPATKWAVEGAGILLATGLLTITLVWLIAPRVGKKTAKSGLHILLGGVCALTVVVFFSAFLCLLESSTDLHVIGQSCSFSGFLCLQYGLHGP; via the exons ATGTCTTTTAACAAAAATGTTGGAAACAAATCTGGGATGGTGGAATTTGTAGGCCCTAATGGGGAGGTTTTCATGTGTAGAAGTGATGTGGAGATTGGTTTGTCTCACCAAGATGCATTGATTGAACTTGGTTGCTGTTGTAAGAATGACCTTGCTTTAGTACACTATGCTTGTGCACTCAAGTGGTTTATTAATCATGGATCAACAATTTGTGAAATATGTGGACACATAGGCAATAATATCAGAATCTCTGACTTCAACAAGGTTGTTGGTTCTCTGaaagaatatgaagccttgaggGAGAGAACTGTCAGTAGGGATCCTGGTCCTCATGTTCATGCAAATAATAATACTGGCGTTGATCCTGACGCTGTGGCTGCTATCCGGAGGCAAAGGCTAAGTGAGATTGCATTATGGTTTTGTCCTCATAATACCAGTAGTATAAACAACAATAGCAATGCCGACACAGTTTCACAGGTTGCTTCTGAGCAGCCTTCAAATTTTGTTACTGAAGATGCTGGCCCTGCACAGAGTCCTGCAACCAAGTGGGCCGTGGAAGGCGCAGGGATCCTGCTTGCTACTGGCCTGCTTACAATCACCCTTGTGTGGCTGATAGCTCCTCGAGTTGGAAAG AAAACAGCCAAAAGTGGTCTTCACATCCTACTTGGAGGTGTTTGTGCTTTAACAGTGGTTGTTTTTTTTTCTGCTTT TTTGTGCTTATTAGAATCAAGTACGGACCTGCACGTTATTGGGCAATCTTGTTCGTTTTCTGGTTTCTTGTGTTTGCAATATGGGCTTCACGGACCTTAG
- the LOC112803166 gene encoding uncharacterized protein isoform X1: protein MATSNPFHLRGDDAEDPSRQIATAAAASPLKKGSAAAAQQQQTQLASKLFLLLRLIANLLDCTSWSGAGPGLMDDVTQGAHQELKANKEELRVEKLKDKEEVEDLTHEMAELRYRTLTPRPQASSLQLNWQEWTFGGWMEVVKA, encoded by the exons ATGGCGACGTCGAACCCTTTCCATTTGCGAGGTGACGACGCCGAGGACCCCTCACGGCAAATCGCCACGGCGGCAGCAGCGTCTCCACTCAAGAAGGGCTCAGCTGCGGCGGCTCAGCAGCAGCAAACTCAGTTGGCTTCTAAGCTGTTCCTCCTGCTCAGGCTG ATTGCAAATCTTTTGGATTGCACTTCATGGTCAGGGGCTGGACCAGGGCTAATGGACGATGTTACTCAAGGTGCTCATCAA GAGTTGAAGGCTAACAAGGAAGAATTGCGAGTAGAAAAGTTAAAGGACAAAGAGGAAGTAGAAGACTTAACTCATGAAATGGCTGAGCTACGGTATCGAACTCTAACCCCAAGACCTCAAGCTTCATCTCTCCAACTCAA TTGGCAGGAATGGACCTTTGGTGGATGGATGGAAGTGGTCAAGGCCTAA
- the LOC112804084 gene encoding heavy metal-associated isoprenylated plant protein 27-like, giving the protein MGVFDSIGELCEEWCGIQHKSRKVKQIQGVEIKVKMDCEGCERRVKKSVEGMKGVTEVEVEPKQSKLTVKGYVDPEKVLERVRQRTGKKAEFWPYVPYDVVPHPYAPEAYDKKAPPGYVRNVLLDPEASQLARASSFEVKYTTAFSDENPNACTVM; this is encoded by the coding sequence ATGGGTGTTTTTGATAGTATTGGAGAGCTGTGTGAGGAATGGTGTGGAATACAGCACAAAAGTAGAAAGGTGAAGCAAATACAGGGAGTGGAAATAAAGGTGAAGATGGATTGCGAAGGATGCGAGAGAAGGGTAAAGAAATCAGTGGAAGGGATGAAAGGCGTGACAGAAGTGGAAGTTGAACCCAAGCAGAGCAAGTTAACAGTAAAGGGTTACGTGGATCCAGAGAAAGTGTTAGAGCGTGTGAGGCAGCGCACCGGGAAGAAAGCAGAGTTCTGGCCATATGTACCATACGACGTCGTTCCGCACCCATATGCGCCAGAGGCTTATGACAAGAAGGCTCCGCCTGGGTACGTCAGGAACGTGCTCTTGGATCCAGAAGCTTCTCAACTGGCACGTGCTAGCTCATTTGAGGTCAAGTACACCACAGCCTTCAGCGATGAGAACCCCAATGCTTGCACTGTTATGTGA